The following coding sequences lie in one Silene latifolia isolate original U9 population chromosome 5, ASM4854445v1, whole genome shotgun sequence genomic window:
- the LOC141657120 gene encoding uncharacterized protein LOC141657120 has protein sequence MGSSNIRDLLTCFSPSLDFFAITSGDGRIKIWDTVKGQLQTEFSDIASSSGSNLFAKPEERGHLSIDYTCMKWVSCDANGKKKRKRATSLLVLGTGSGDVMALNVSGGQLKWKISDCHPGGVSAIASAIQGSCVYTAGADGMVCEIDSLNGNLLRKFKASTKAVSSICVSSDGKIIATAAAQMKIFGSADLKKIQKFTGHPDAVRCMTMSEDGKYVLSSAAGERYVSVWRGDGSKKKSASCNLTMEHPPVFLDCKHMDNGGADGMGFYVLAISEVGVCYFWYGADVEELSKAKPTKISLSLGENPMKIQKGASAAIFAARMQSVVEPGSIYVFLAQGFLIKPTFEKIVVNHGEDLRLNASRDGLLLPVSQPRKPKKQLELQTGATALDRSNAEGALLPAPKILDLDKVKQHQPLAPHYSQAVISDGQASPMEDQLRSLGILGHLDNSTAKSLKKSTLLKDIDLETIIPPKKMKAVVLSMPSSDAFKTLNVLLDLWQSRSCSGKYVLPWVYCILVHHGHQIMSEEPGNAAISYLYKIAKTKGSPTQSLLQLSGRLQLVIAQIDKATELKSHPENEMVESEDDDDSVDEVLFGDDDDDAQTSDEDNDQ, from the exons ATGGGTTCTTCAAATATCAGAGATTTGTTGACTTGTTTTAGCCCTTCTCTTGATTTCTTTGCCATTACTTCTGGGGATGGTCGTATTAAG ATATGGGATACTGTAAAAGGACAGCTACAAACTGAATTTTCTGATATTGCGTCGAGTAGTGGATCAAATTTGTTTGCTAAGCCAGAGGAAAGAGGGCACCTTTCTATCGATTACACTTGCATGAAGTGGGTCTCGTGCGACGCGAATGGGAAG AAAAAGAGGAAGCGAGCCACGTCACTGTTAGTATTGGGAACAGGCAGTGGGGATGTGATGGCACTCAATGTATCAGGTGGTCAATTGAAGTGGAAGATCAGTGATTGTCATCCGGG GGGGGTTAGTGCAATTGCCTCTGCTATTCAAGGTTCGTGTGTATATACTGCTGGTGCTGATGGGATGGTCTGTGAGATTGATTCCTTGAATGGGAATTTGTTGAGAAAGTTTAAAGCTTCTACCAAAGCGGTGTCCAGCATATGTGTCTCATCAG ATGGAAAGATAATTGCCACTGCAGCTGCTCAAATGAAGATATTTGGTAGTGCAGATCTCAAAAAGATTCAGAAGTTTACAGGCCATCCT GATGCTGTTCGTTGTATGACCATGAGTGAAGATGGGAAATACGTCCTCTCTTCAGCTGCTGGCGAGAGATATGTTTCAGTGTGGAGAGGAGATGGAAGCAAGAAGAAGTCTGCAAGTTGTAATCTTACGATGGAACACCCTCCTGTGTTTCTCGATTGCAAGCACATGGATAATGGTGGAGCAGATGGAATGGGTTTCTATGTTTTAGCCATTTCAGAGGTGGGTGTATGCTACTTTTGGTATGGGGCGGATGTCGAGGAGCTTTCGAAGGCAAAACCGACGAAAATCTCATTATCACTGGGTGAAAACCCTATGAAAATCCAGAAAGGTGCCTCTGCTGCCATATTTGCGGCAAGAATGCAAAGTGTAGTTGAGCCAGGATCTATTTATGTGTTTCTTGCCCAAGGTTTCCTGATAAAACCTACATTTGAGAAAATTGTTGTCAATCATGGCGAAGATTTGAGGCTAAACGCCTCTAGGGATGGACTACTTCTGCCAGTGAGCCAGCCTCGAAAACCTAAGAAACAACTGGAGCTACAAACTGGAG CCACAGCATTGGACCGTTCCAACGCAGAAGGAGCTTTGCTACCAGCACCAAAGATTCTTGATCTTGACAAAGTAAAGCAACATCAACCTCTTGCGCCTCACTATAGTCAAGCAGTAATCAGTGATGGCCAAG CATCTCCCATGGAGGATCAACTTAGATCTTTGGGGATACTTGGTCATCTGGATAATTCTACGGCCAAATCCTTGAAAAAATCCACCCTTTTGAAGGATATTGATCTTGAAACTATAATCCCACCAAAAAAG ATGAAGGCAGTTGTCTTGTCTATGCCCTCGAGTGACGCTTTCAAGACGCTAAATGTTTTGCTAGACTTGTGGCAGTCGAG GTCATGCAGTGGAAAATATGTTCTCCCATGGGTTTATTGTATACTAGTACATCATGGTCATCAGATTATGTCTGAAGAACCTGGAAATGCTGCAATTAGTTATTTGTACAAG ATTGCTAAGACCAAAGGGTCTCCTACTCAATCGCTATTGCAGTTATCAGGTCGTTTGCAGCTTGTGATAGCACAG ATTGACAAGGCTACCGAGCTGAAGAGTCATCCTGAAAATGAGATGGTTGAAAGCGAAGATGATGACGATAGTGTCGATGAAGTTCTTTttggagacgatgatgatgatgcccAAACTAGTGACGAAGACAACGATCAGTAA